A stretch of the Catalinimonas alkaloidigena genome encodes the following:
- a CDS encoding tyrosine-type recombinase/integrase → MGKDYSAHSLRASFATIAKRNGQDDLAVLRQTKHRSTEMIHRYTRIQDVTVHNAAKELGL, encoded by the coding sequence TTGGGGAAGGACTACTCCGCCCACAGCCTACGCGCCTCCTTTGCCACCATCGCCAAGCGCAACGGGCAGGATGATCTGGCCGTCCTGCGCCAGACCAAGCACCGCTCCACCGAGATGATCCATCGCTACACCCGTATCCAGGACGTCACCGTTCACAACGCCGCTAAGGAGTTGGGGCTGTAG